A genomic window from Candidatus Poribacteria bacterium includes:
- a CDS encoding transposase produces the protein MRKSETRFSDAFREAIISAGGVAVIPPRDSRTEPRPYDEALYKRRNIIERFFHRLKQYRRVATRYDKFKHRYLGFVYFAAILITTKKM, from the coding sequence GTGCGAAAATCTGAAACCCGGTTCTCGGATGCGTTCAGAGAGGCGATCATCTCTGCGGGTGGGGTGGCGGTGATCCCGCCCCGGGACAGTCGCACCGAGCCGCGGCCTTATGACGAGGCTCTCTATAAACGCAGGAACATCATTGAACGCTTTTTTCATCGGTTGAAACAGTATCGGCGTGTCGCAACGCGCTACGATAAGTTCAAGCACAGGTATCTCGGATTCGTCTATTTCGCAGCAATATTGATAACCACTAAGAAAATGTAA
- a CDS encoding ROK family protein has protein sequence MKEYVVGIDIGGTKLATVVADKTGHILGKVRKPTHSEKGPEYAIGLLFDMVREVVNQVGVEQTSISAIGVSCGGPLDTKTGIVYSPPNLPGWDALPLKALLESEFQVPVIIENDANASALAEFRFGGGRGYSAVLYMTMSTGIGGGIVIDGQVYHGANDSAGEVGHQILLPNGPRCGCGKRGCLEALCSGPAIARRAQAALRKQRKGGKSPTALLTLADGQIEAVKSEHVLAAARTGDALALELVQETAYYMGWGIANLVNILNPDIVLLGTIAVAAGDLLLDPIRETVSKFAMPRPAEAVNIAPAELGDALGDLAAVALVV, from the coding sequence ATGAAGGAATATGTTGTCGGCATAGACATTGGTGGGACGAAACTCGCGACGGTTGTCGCTGATAAGACCGGACATATCCTCGGCAAGGTGCGTAAACCGACGCATTCAGAAAAGGGACCGGAATATGCGATCGGTTTGCTGTTTGACATGGTGCGTGAGGTTGTCAATCAAGTCGGCGTGGAACAGACCTCTATTTCAGCGATAGGTGTGAGTTGCGGGGGTCCATTGGATACGAAGACTGGGATTGTCTATTCGCCGCCGAACTTACCCGGCTGGGACGCGCTCCCGCTTAAAGCACTGTTGGAATCCGAATTTCAAGTGCCGGTGATAATTGAGAACGACGCGAATGCGAGTGCGCTCGCAGAGTTCAGGTTCGGGGGTGGACGCGGCTACAGTGCCGTCCTCTATATGACGATGAGCACAGGCATCGGGGGCGGTATTGTTATCGACGGACAGGTTTACCACGGTGCCAATGACAGTGCCGGTGAGGTAGGGCATCAGATACTCCTGCCAAATGGACCCCGGTGTGGCTGTGGAAAACGGGGGTGTCTTGAGGCACTCTGCTCGGGTCCTGCTATCGCACGCCGCGCACAGGCTGCACTACGAAAGCAACGAAAAGGTGGAAAGTCGCCAACCGCACTGCTAACGCTTGCCGATGGACAGATCGAAGCCGTTAAGTCAGAGCATGTCCTCGCAGCGGCGCGCACGGGTGACGCTTTAGCGTTAGAACTCGTTCAGGAAACGGCATATTACATGGGGTGGGGTATCGCAAATCTGGTCAACATCTTGAACCCTGACATCGTTTTACTCGGAACTATCGCGGTTGCCGCTGGCGATCTCTTGCTCGACCCAATTCGAGAGACGGTTTCAAAGTTCGCGATGCCCCGTCCTGCAGAAGCCGTTAATATCGCGCCAGCCGAATTAGGTGATGCCTTGGGGGACCTCGCTGCCGTCGCATTAGTCGTCTGA
- a CDS encoding SIS domain-containing protein, giving the protein MERIQNYISHLQGVLERLTVADVRRSIDVIMEAYYAEKQIFVIGNGGSASTASHIACDLGKGTSVPGKPRFRVISLTDNVATMTAWSNDVSYEDVFVEQLKNLVNPGDVVIGISASGNSENVLRALRHAKEIGCQTIGWSGFGGGALATICDVNVIVDSDRYGPVEDVHLILNHILHSWIQEEFTSG; this is encoded by the coding sequence ATGGAGAGAATTCAAAATTATATTTCACATCTACAAGGTGTTTTAGAGCGACTCACAGTGGCAGACGTGCGGCGTTCTATAGACGTTATCATGGAGGCATATTACGCCGAAAAGCAGATTTTTGTGATTGGTAACGGTGGCAGTGCCTCTACAGCATCACATATTGCCTGTGACTTAGGAAAAGGCACGAGTGTCCCCGGCAAACCCCGTTTTCGTGTTATAAGTCTAACGGATAACGTCGCAACAATGACGGCGTGGTCAAACGACGTATCTTACGAAGATGTTTTCGTCGAACAACTCAAAAATCTTGTGAATCCGGGTGATGTCGTTATCGGTATCAGTGCGAGCGGCAATTCAGAGAATGTGCTTCGAGCACTGCGACACGCCAAAGAGATTGGGTGTCAAACAATCGGGTGGAGTGGCTTCGGTGGCGGGGCATTGGCAACGATTTGCGATGTGAATGTCATTGTAGACAGTGACCGCTACGGTCCCGTTGAGGATGTCCATTTAATCCTGAACCATATCCTCCATTCATGGATTCAAGAAGAGTTCACATCGGGTTGA